A stretch of the Marivirga tractuosa DSM 4126 genome encodes the following:
- a CDS encoding RNA polymerase sigma factor, which produces MTDKNDIQEEKLLLEQFRETQDLDLLGKLYQPYMHLVYGVCLKYLKDKASAQDAVMAIFEELVIKLPKHEVENFKSWLYVLSKNHCLMELRKQNRQKTDSFDFSDLELMENGQLKHHEEDYAVQDDNLEKLTACIAQLKKEQRQCVELFYLDKKSYQEITDSTSYELKKVKSYIQNAKRNLKQCMEQGEER; this is translated from the coding sequence GTGACAGATAAAAACGACATACAAGAAGAAAAACTATTGCTTGAACAATTCCGAGAAACTCAGGATCTTGATCTGTTGGGCAAGTTATACCAACCTTATATGCATCTGGTTTATGGAGTTTGTCTAAAATATTTGAAAGACAAAGCTTCAGCCCAGGATGCTGTGATGGCTATTTTTGAAGAGTTAGTGATAAAACTTCCCAAGCACGAGGTGGAAAACTTTAAAAGTTGGCTTTACGTGCTAAGCAAAAACCATTGCTTAATGGAATTGAGAAAGCAAAATCGTCAAAAAACGGATAGTTTTGATTTTTCAGACCTTGAGCTTATGGAAAATGGTCAATTGAAGCATCATGAAGAAGACTATGCTGTTCAGGACGACAATCTGGAAAAATTAACTGCATGTATTGCGCAATTAAAGAAAGAACAAAGGCAATGCGTGGAGTTGTTCTACTTGGACAAAAAGAGTTATCAAGAAATTACGGATAGTACTTCTTACGAATTAAAGAAAGTGAAAAGCTACATACAAAATGCGAAACGAAATTTAAAACAGTGCATGGAACAAGGTGAAGAAAGATAA
- a CDS encoding TonB family protein, with translation MKKDKNHSDPIRDLSIEKMQAYLDGTLSPEEQHQVEKYLLNHPFEAEAMEGYLENPDALHDLPSLKANLRARTTPKQEQKIIPLWRKALPYAAVFLLLIISSVLIINFFQQDESFTPLAIKSEEAVKFEKNESPANPPSPLQAEKIEKEAENLPKATVESNESESKQEIEVPIKIVEDAERIAQNEPISIEEDLIVSENAVPYEDSFQELNKDSIVEKVAEIEAEQSKPSAARSKKANELASSIAPTNDETDQADIRKVAVSPRISGEVLDAETGEAIPGANVIVKGTSIATSTDLDGIFEIEAELNDVLIVNFIGMEQQEFVVSEEKDNKIFLNADVAQLSEVVVTSVGQGKEEDNTYSAARPSIGFSDYRDYLKDNLRYPTKAMQEGTEGRVRLKLSINTSGTITEIEVLKGLGNGCDEEAIRLIKEGPRWEPAKKGDTSVASSKKITVRFKIE, from the coding sequence GTGAAGAAAGATAAAAACCATAGTGACCCTATTCGAGACCTGAGCATAGAAAAAATGCAAGCGTATCTTGATGGCACTTTAAGTCCTGAAGAGCAGCATCAAGTTGAAAAATATTTGCTGAATCATCCTTTCGAGGCAGAGGCTATGGAAGGTTATTTAGAAAATCCAGATGCGCTGCATGATTTGCCAAGTCTTAAGGCCAATTTAAGGGCTAGAACTACACCTAAGCAAGAACAAAAAATAATTCCTTTGTGGAGAAAAGCATTGCCATATGCTGCCGTCTTCTTATTGCTTATTATTTCTAGCGTACTCATTATCAATTTTTTTCAGCAAGATGAATCATTTACTCCCTTGGCTATTAAATCGGAAGAGGCCGTAAAATTTGAAAAAAATGAAAGCCCTGCAAACCCGCCCAGCCCTTTACAAGCTGAGAAAATAGAAAAGGAAGCAGAGAATCTACCAAAGGCAACAGTTGAAAGTAATGAATCTGAAAGTAAACAAGAAATAGAAGTGCCTATCAAAATAGTCGAAGATGCTGAACGCATTGCTCAAAATGAACCGATCAGTATTGAAGAGGATTTAATTGTTTCAGAGAATGCTGTTCCTTATGAAGATAGCTTTCAAGAGTTAAATAAGGACTCAATTGTGGAAAAAGTAGCAGAAATTGAGGCTGAACAAAGCAAACCTTCAGCAGCAAGAAGTAAAAAGGCCAATGAATTGGCATCTTCTATCGCTCCAACTAATGATGAAACGGATCAAGCAGATATTAGAAAAGTTGCTGTCTCCCCAAGGATTTCAGGAGAAGTGCTAGATGCTGAAACGGGAGAGGCTATTCCAGGAGCTAATGTAATAGTCAAGGGTACTTCCATAGCCACTAGCACTGATTTAGATGGCATTTTTGAGATTGAAGCAGAGCTAAATGATGTTCTCATCGTGAATTTTATAGGCATGGAACAGCAAGAATTTGTTGTAAGTGAAGAGAAGGATAATAAGATATTCTTAAACGCAGATGTTGCTCAATTAAGCGAAGTCGTTGTTACAAGTGTCGGCCAAGGGAAAGAAGAAGACAATACCTATAGTGCAGCAAGACCCAGCATCGGTTTTTCTGATTACCGTGATTATCTCAAAGATAATTTAAGATATCCTACAAAAGCCATGCAGGAGGGCACAGAAGGAAGAGTCAGATTAAAATTAAGTATCAATACCTCTGGTACTATTACGGAGATAGAGGTACTAAAAGGACTGGGAAATGGCTGTGATGAAGAGGCAATACGCTTAATCAAAGAAGGACCAAGATGGGAACCTGCTAAAAAGGGAGATACCTCCGTGGCTTCAAGCAAGAAAATTACGGTTCGGTTTAAAATTGAATAA
- a CDS encoding response regulator, whose protein sequence is MRKLNILLVEDSKEDAFLIREALEGLTFLDKLYHVENGAIAINFLKKEEPYSEAETPDLILMDINMPVMDGHEALKIIKSIEEVKHVPVLMLTTSSRKEDILRAYQEQSSSYIVKPDDIYELDNLAEAIRDYWNNTVRLPRK, encoded by the coding sequence ATGAGAAAACTAAATATACTTTTGGTAGAAGATAGCAAGGAAGATGCGTTTCTTATCAGAGAGGCATTGGAAGGGCTTACATTTCTAGATAAACTGTACCATGTCGAGAATGGTGCAATAGCTATTAATTTTCTGAAAAAGGAGGAACCCTACTCAGAAGCAGAAACACCAGATCTCATATTAATGGATATTAATATGCCCGTTATGGATGGGCATGAAGCTTTAAAAATAATTAAATCAATAGAAGAAGTCAAACATGTTCCCGTTCTAATGCTAACTACGTCATCAAGAAAAGAGGATATTCTAAGGGCATATCAAGAGCAGTCTAGTTCCTACATCGTAAAACCAGACGATATTTATGAGTTAGATAATCTTGCAGAAGCTATTAGAGATTACTGGAACAATACTGTCAGACTCCCTAGGAAGTAA
- a CDS encoding PAS domain S-box protein, which yields MKKPQIPINERDRQKELESYQIIGLNEEDEFDFITSMAAKICESKISLISLVTGDKQWFLSHHGVEVRETSKNISFCAHAINIPDQAFIVEDARQDTRFFDNPITTGDPNVIFYAGIPLVNKNGFPLGTLCVIDDAPKKLNEEQIQLLQKLAKQTLNLLELRRSQRRLVESNQDLNKKNQLLTVTEEANQIGTWELDIASGQTVWSKVVYEIHELPLDYDHNKAKAIEFYHPDYRSLITQALENVMQNDVPFDLECKLITAKGRQKWVRSTGRKVENKIIGSFQDITKIKDSELKFKSIFNSTFTFIGFLSTEGILLEANDTAIGLADLKHEDVIGKYFWDCYWWQISPQTQKELKRNFQKAVGGETVSYEVEVWLSNKTPITILFSMKPIFDEFGKVIYVLPEGSPIQEIVDARRKYKSVIEGTNVGTWEWNVQTGETEFNERWAEIVGYTLDELAPISIDTWMNLAHPDDLEESGRRLNECFEKKAEYYDFEARMKHKDGHWVWVLDRGKVFEWTKEGKPLMMYGTHQDISERKQKEEALRISEEAFRGNFENAAIGMALLDQNGKWLKVNKNVCQTVGYSKEELLELTFQDITHPDDLHADLDLLQELVEGKRNHYQMEKRYFHKEGHIVYIILAVSMVKDERGNVLYFISQIIDISKLKKTEIRLKALLAENKALMDATTEVAFVSTDKEGNILDTNIGVQRILGYDKASITGSSIQNILFLEEEWNQIARELMGSSTKNYSTADFLHSLANNKQHNLGEWTMKGKDGIIVPVLLSVSEIIQDKNTDGYLFAATDISQIKSIQKELEQKNEELEQFAYITAHDLKEPLRGITSYLSILQKKYSTHLDEKANSYINIASHSAKRMKTLISDILDFSKTGVIEQKEVNLNSLLDTIFDNYRNDINQNNLVLSKSNLPVLTGDTTSFIQLFTNLIDNAIKYQSKGNRAQVDIYGEEDEKNWVFTVADNGIGIKREHQDRVFEVFKRLHSNSEYSGTGIGLATCKKIVSAYGGKIWFEANQSQGTKFVFTIPKTKDNIER from the coding sequence ATGAAAAAACCTCAAATCCCCATAAACGAAAGAGATCGGCAAAAGGAGTTAGAGTCCTACCAAATCATTGGATTGAATGAAGAAGATGAATTTGATTTCATCACTTCGATGGCAGCAAAGATTTGCGAAAGCAAGATTTCGCTGATTAGCTTAGTCACTGGAGATAAGCAATGGTTTCTGTCTCATCATGGAGTAGAAGTTAGAGAGACGTCCAAAAACATCTCATTTTGCGCTCATGCTATTAACATTCCTGACCAAGCATTTATTGTCGAAGATGCTCGTCAAGATACTCGTTTTTTCGATAATCCAATAACTACAGGCGATCCAAATGTAATTTTTTATGCTGGAATTCCTTTAGTAAATAAAAACGGATTTCCGCTTGGGACATTGTGCGTAATTGATGATGCTCCAAAAAAGCTCAATGAGGAGCAAATTCAGTTGTTACAGAAGTTAGCGAAACAGACGTTGAATCTCTTAGAGCTAAGGCGGTCTCAAAGGAGATTGGTCGAGTCGAATCAGGACCTAAACAAAAAAAATCAACTATTAACTGTCACAGAGGAGGCTAATCAAATAGGGACTTGGGAGCTCGATATTGCTTCTGGACAGACTGTTTGGAGTAAGGTAGTATATGAAATTCATGAATTGCCGTTAGATTATGATCATAATAAAGCCAAAGCAATTGAGTTTTACCACCCGGACTATCGAAGTTTAATAACACAAGCCCTTGAAAATGTTATGCAGAATGACGTGCCCTTCGACCTAGAATGCAAATTAATTACTGCCAAAGGCAGGCAAAAATGGGTGCGCAGTACAGGTAGAAAGGTAGAAAATAAGATTATCGGTAGCTTTCAGGACATTACAAAAATTAAGGATAGCGAGCTAAAATTTAAAAGTATATTTAATTCAACTTTTACTTTTATTGGTTTTCTGAGTACGGAAGGTATTTTATTAGAAGCAAATGATACTGCAATTGGTTTGGCCGATTTAAAGCATGAAGATGTGATCGGCAAATATTTTTGGGATTGCTATTGGTGGCAGATATCTCCACAAACTCAAAAAGAGCTCAAAAGGAATTTTCAGAAAGCCGTTGGTGGAGAAACTGTATCTTATGAAGTGGAAGTGTGGCTTTCTAACAAAACCCCCATCACAATTCTCTTTAGTATGAAACCCATATTTGATGAATTTGGGAAAGTCATTTATGTTTTACCTGAAGGTAGCCCAATACAGGAAATTGTGGATGCAAGAAGGAAATATAAATCCGTTATTGAAGGGACAAATGTGGGGACCTGGGAATGGAACGTACAAACAGGTGAAACAGAATTTAATGAACGTTGGGCTGAGATAGTGGGCTACACCCTGGATGAACTGGCACCTATCAGTATAGATACATGGATGAATTTAGCTCACCCGGACGACTTAGAGGAATCTGGTAGGCGGCTAAATGAATGCTTTGAGAAAAAGGCAGAATATTATGATTTTGAAGCCCGGATGAAGCATAAGGACGGACATTGGGTATGGGTTCTTGACAGGGGAAAAGTCTTTGAATGGACGAAAGAGGGAAAACCATTGATGATGTACGGCACTCACCAAGATATTTCGGAGAGAAAGCAGAAGGAAGAAGCGCTACGAATTAGTGAAGAGGCGTTTAGAGGTAATTTTGAAAATGCCGCTATTGGAATGGCATTGCTAGATCAAAATGGTAAATGGTTAAAAGTAAATAAAAATGTTTGTCAAACTGTAGGGTATTCCAAGGAGGAATTATTAGAACTTACATTTCAAGACATTACCCATCCTGATGATCTTCATGCTGATCTGGACTTATTGCAAGAATTAGTGGAAGGTAAGAGAAATCATTACCAAATGGAAAAAAGGTACTTTCATAAGGAAGGTCATATTGTCTATATTATTCTGGCGGTTTCGATGGTTAAAGACGAAAGAGGAAATGTACTTTATTTTATATCACAGATTATTGATATTTCGAAGTTAAAAAAAACTGAAATTCGCCTAAAGGCTTTATTAGCAGAGAATAAAGCACTAATGGATGCGACAACCGAGGTAGCTTTTGTGTCAACGGATAAAGAGGGAAACATACTTGATACAAACATTGGCGTTCAAAGAATATTAGGATATGATAAGGCATCCATCACTGGGAGTAGTATTCAGAACATCCTTTTTTTAGAAGAAGAGTGGAATCAAATAGCAAGAGAGCTTATGGGTAGCTCAACAAAAAATTATTCGACAGCAGATTTTCTACATTCACTAGCTAATAATAAACAGCACAACCTAGGTGAATGGACTATGAAGGGGAAAGATGGTATAATTGTACCCGTATTATTGTCTGTTAGTGAAATTATTCAAGATAAAAATACAGATGGCTATCTATTTGCAGCAACAGATATTAGCCAAATCAAATCGATACAAAAGGAGCTTGAACAAAAAAATGAAGAGCTCGAACAGTTCGCATATATAACTGCACACGATCTAAAGGAGCCATTACGGGGTATCACCTCTTATTTGTCCATCTTGCAAAAAAAGTATAGTACACATTTAGATGAAAAAGCAAATAGCTATATTAACATAGCTTCCCACAGCGCAAAGAGGATGAAAACTCTAATTTCTGATATTCTGGATTTTTCCAAAACTGGTGTAATTGAGCAAAAAGAGGTGAATCTTAATAGTCTTTTAGACACAATTTTTGATAACTACAGAAATGATATAAATCAGAATAATTTGGTACTCTCCAAATCTAATTTACCTGTTTTAACTGGCGATACTACCTCGTTTATTCAATTATTTACTAATTTAATAGATAATGCAATAAAGTACCAGAGCAAGGGAAATAGGGCACAAGTAGATATTTATGGAGAAGAAGACGAAAAGAACTGGGTTTTTACAGTTGCAGACAATGGAATAGGAATTAAAAGGGAACATCAGGATAGAGTATTTGAGGTATTCAAGAGGTTGCATTCAAATAGTGAATATAGTGGAACGGGAATAGGTTTAGCCACTTGTAAAAAAATTGTTTCTGCCTACGGTGGGAAGATCTGGTTCGAGGCAAATCAATCCCAAGGAACTAAGTTTGTATTTACGATACCAAAGACAAAAGATAATATAGAAAGATAA